In Halichondria panicea chromosome 17, odHalPani1.1, whole genome shotgun sequence, a single window of DNA contains:
- the LOC135350913 gene encoding uncharacterized protein LOC135350913 isoform X2, with the protein MDIIAVSTATATQNEASFCQKDYNSKSNTQNNNDHWDQADCTPEHSFLLRTKSCPTRPTTGGQQNLFFARHYSIFSAKGLEEEPGLSMQLTEYNRKHNSLMRLDLNKEDQVYSGLLQFQYFDGNEMRKENVHVKSSDSIANLIPILKSTFIASFTDQSKDYEMSDGENHSYVALVQGEMERELDMMDKPLEIALDCSSKGLASPKFLFKSPLSEQTDTPLMARQTNRFTSYVGSLALPSGSENEESPTNSKHLKTFNRDFDQTSMTSFGSAFSLSSKSSKTKSTSSLVVKSKKKKLAHTLSNQETAKSNKADFLTLESSPAHHQSQTLIDSPVSTRKNGNRKSIMTNFISRSLRIRKKHKRSKDTTNDSPDGNENNLSQNTTDEMLPVSSLISPLPADRRFTLSTVMHIYYMKPKQVQLYKSVLVSEKATTEHVITQALERYNMKYFNPDDFGLYEVIGKWQEIAGTLPSNSSLHVSSSNSGTSLTLPNKHGTSPLVNRRTAVEEFVVCYSRELNHEDCPYNSQFFLDTREGYTRRFELRQKPSKEVDGNRKESTVSASAVEAVNEKLVPESGQRSLSIAHINCNSEESPVIFGQTTHRKRARRNRIKDSSASLNELSEELKIHDDEERKNTISSSTPADQRHKKSSLFTCSSPENKSPQSEMAPLDTPILLNLRIHEPRKEKLVHVLSAESTHIVGKSSCKTSQETPKNDSEIVVCQPEIRDSTPLCSICRHHPISNSTCFEVIAVNDLVPVMVNGETIQQKVSLVHGDLISIGATHMFLFQNFSCQIPNYRWEPQCVEKSSVNVDVMRPSSQLSISSVSSNDEPNGKLTIRSGALGLNSRSTSEFSLTVEDVDSQTLTEINLGSMSISDSPSMTHSSKKPIAQCNQSAHTRLMMRQMNENTDRETITMTLPTNSEGIDNKTEDTQVFLSESKKQPLKKSSSLPFHTMPRKLMFSYSLNEEDALLTSLVSQFSSPEAGAQLGPSFALSMCIEYGMMCYGQKAMTAFIKKATSLIQSKAWELCKNLSEWQIDTEKAKKPVTVLKELFAKLEAVLLLLANTLELYYFITTNCRSLNFSEPVSPPQWKSCDQEQVQGNHSVLLDLYNVLVYTFQQAFYSVSKVLYHALPVILGGCTEDKLRGKPEPPIVIDQAVDFLQALFDLLTKVHIHLEVVSQFFANVFFFTNAVMFNALIEQGGDLSLYQCNSGLAMRANLDLLEGWACQVGFRDSVLHYLAKFSGAMDLLSSSHTQLLEMDWYNFRKEYPMLHPAQLHFILSNYLLPVSHVPSHWTPTQEDALHAVKTGSLKESFDHHPSFELPTSGYTIDLTKTSDDMEHLQPYLEGLRKQLKSPKSYVDIVPITESMSITSYVNDDSSESMPTPSHNKPHKVRKLLINASPVRARRNIGSNTESQEDLLEDTRNKRNSDNIEQKHNSISTQLIGNYGTNSSKRYSRKSGGEKIVDRVHSIVAPRSFKTPERFLLEPDGELNSSSWLKANFPLNAETVTIPRGERGFGFIMVEEKEKDSENSENSANSAIFIQEVLPGSIAEKCSFLSSGDRILAIDGQLLDGADYIIADKYLKEAEDDVTLVVLRKERTHAKI; encoded by the exons ATGGATATCATTGCTGTTTCAACAGCAACAGCAACGCAAAATGAGGCTTCTTTTTGTCAGAAGGATTATAACTCTAAGTCTAACACTCAAAACAACAATGACCATTGGGACCAAGCTGACTGTACACCAGAACACTCATTTTTGCTCAGGACTAAGAGCTGTCCAACTAGACCAACCACTGGTGGCCAACAAAACCTGTTTTTTGCCCGCCATTACAGTATCTTCTCGGCCAAAGGACTTGAGGAGGAGCCCGGCTTATCCATGCAGCTCACGGAGTACAACCGCAAGCACAACTCCTTGATGCGCCTGGATTTGAACAAAGAG GATCAAGTCTACTCTGGATTGCTGCAATTTCAATATTTTGATGGGAATGAAATGAGAAAAGAAAATGTCCATGTTAAGAGCTCTGATAGTATTGCGAATTTAATTCCAATTCTAAAATCTACATTTATTGCAAGTTTCACAGACCAGTCTAAAGATTACGAAATGAGCGATGGTGAAAACCACAGCTATGTGGCACTTGTACAGGGAGAAA TGGAGAGGGAGCTGGATATGATGGACAAGCCACTCGAGATAGCGTTGGACTGTTCTTCCAAAGGTCTAGCCTCTCCCAAATTCCTTTTCAAGTCTCCCCTATCCGAACAAACAGATACGCCACTAATGGCTCGTCAAACAAATCGCTTCACTTCTTATGTCGGATCACTAGCACTACCTTCAGGCTCAGAGAATGAAGAGTCACCAACAAACAGTAAACACTTGAAAACTTTCAACAGAGATTTTGATCAAACAAGCATGACCAGCTTTGGCAGTGCTTTCAGCTTATCTTCAAAGAGCAGCAAGACAAAATCAACATCTTCTCTAGTCGTCAAGtcaaagaagaagaagctaGCTCACACGTTGTCAAATCAAGAGACTGCGAAATCCAATAAAGCAGACTTCCTCACACTCGAGTCATCTCCTGCCCATCATCAATCACAAACACTGATCGATTCTCCTGTCTCAACCAGAAAAAATGGTAATCGAAAATCAATCATGACCAACTTCATTTCAAGGTCATTGAGGATTAGAAAAAAGCACAAACGTTCAAAAGACACTACAAATGACTCACCAGATGGAAATGAAAATAATCTATCTCAAAATACAACAGACGAAATGCTTCCAGTAAGCAGTCTGATATCCCCATTGCCAGCAGACAGAAGGTTTACCTTGAGTACTGTGATGCATATTTACTACATGAAGCCGAAGCAGGTACAGCTGTACAAAAGCGTACTTGTATCAGAGAAAGCGACAACAGAGCACGTGATCACTCAGGCCCTCGAGCGGTACAACATGAAGTACTTCAATCCTGATGATTTTGGCTTGTACGAAGTGATTGGAAAATGGCAGGAGATTGCGGGAACCCTGCCATCCAATTCAAGTCTCCATGTATCCAGTTCAAATAGTGGTACCTCTTTAACACTCCCTAATAAGCATGGCACAAGCCCTCTTGTCAATCGTCGCACAGCAGTTGAAGAGTTTGTTGTTTGCTATTCAAGAGAATTGAATCACGAAGATTGTCCATACAACAGTCAGTTTTTTCTTGACACAAGGGAAGGCTATACAAGGAGGTTTGAACTACGCCAGAAACCTTCTAAAGAAGTTGATGGAAACAGAAAGGAAAGTACTGTTTCTGCATCAGCTGTAGAAGCAGTAAACGAAAAATTAGTGCCAGAATCTGGCCAAAGAAGTTTATCGATTGCACACATAAATTGTAATTCCGAAGAGTCTCCAGTGATTTTTGGTCAAACTACTCACCGAAAAAGAGCAAGAAGGAATAGAATCAAAGACTCATCAGCTTCCCTAAACGAGCTATCAGAAGAATTGAAAATACATGACGATGAAGAGCGAAAGAACACAATTTCATCATCCACACCAGCAGATCAACGCCACAAAAAATCATCTCTTTTTACATGCTCTTCACCCGAAAATAAG AGTCCACAGAGTGAAATGGCCCCCCTTGACACACCAATCCTCCTGAATCTTCGCATACACGAACCAAGAAAGGAAAAATTAGTTCACGTACTTTCAGCAGAATCGACTCATATAGTTGGCAAATCAAGCTGCAAAACATCACAAGAAACACCAAAAAATGATTCAGAAATTGTCGTCTGTCAACCGGAAATCAGAGATTCAACCCCACTTTGTTCAATCTGCCGCCACCACCCCATTTCAAATTCAACTTGCTTCGAGGTAATAGCTGTGAATGACCTCGTACCAGTAATGGTAAATGGTGAAACCATTCAACAAAAGGTATCTCTTGTTCACGGAGATTTAATCTCAATTGGAGCAACACACATGTTCCTGTTTCAAAATTTCTCCTGCCAGATCCCTAACTATAGATGGGAACCTCAATGTGTAGAGAAATCTTCTGTTAATGTAGATGTGATGCGACCTTCTTCACAACTCAGCATATCTAGCGTCAGCAGTAACGATGAACCGAATGGCAAGCTTACGATTAGGTCTGGGGCACTTGGTTTGAACTCCCGATCGACATCTGAGTTTAGCCTAACTGTTGAGGATGTGGATTCTCAGACGCTGACAGAGATTAATTTAGGGAGTATGAGCATTAGTGATAGCCCTAGCATGACACACTCGAGCAAAAAGCCAATAGCACAGTGCAACCAAAGTGCCCATACTCGACTCATGATGAGGCAAATGAACGAGAATACTGATAGAGAAACAATAACCATGACTCTACCTACAAACTCCGAAGGAATCGACAACAAGACTGAAGATACGCAAGTGTTTTTATCTGAATCAAAGAAACAACCACTAAAAAAATCTTCTTCTCTACCATTTCACACAATGCCACGTAAACTGATGTTCTCTTATTCCTTGAATGAAGAGGATGCACTTCTCACATCACTAGTCAGTCAGTTCAGCTCACCTGAGGCTGGAGCTCAGCTTGGTCCATCCTTTGCACTTTCGATGTGTATTGAGTATGGAATGATGTGTTATGGCCAAAAAGCTATGACTGCGTTCATCAAGAAAGCAACTTCCCTTATTCAAAGCAAAGCATGG GAATTGTGTAAGAACTTATCAGAATGGCAAATTGACACCGAAAA AGCCAAAAAACCAGTGACAGTATTAAAGGAGCTATTTGCCAAGCTCGAAGCAGTTCTGCTCTTACTAGCAAACACCCTTGAGCTCTACTACTTCATCACCACCAACTGCCGGTCTCTCAACTTCTCCGAGCCTGTTTCACCACCGCAGTGGAAGAGTTGCGATCAGGAGCAAGTGCAGGGAAATCATAGCGTGCTTCTCGATCTTTACAACGTGCTGGTATACACATTCCAACAGGCATTCTACTCTGTCAGCAAA GTTCTCTATCATGCtctccctgtgattctgggtGGATGCACCGAGGACAAGCTAAGAGGCAAACCTGAACCACCAATAGTGATTGATCAAGCTGTGGATTTCCTACAGGCCCTATTTGATCTGCTCACCAAAGTGCACATCCATCTAGAG GTTGTCTCCCAGTTCTTTGCCAACGTCTTCTTCTTCACAAATGCTGTGATGTTCAATGCATTGATTGAACAAGGAGGAGACTTGTCTCTCTATCAATGTAATTCTGGACTGGCAATGAG GGCCAATCTTGATCTGTTGGAGGGGTGGGCTTGCCAAGTCGGATTCAGAGATAGTGTGCTGCACTACTTGGCTAAATTCTCTGGAGCGATGGACCTTCTTTCttcatcacacacacaactgttAGAG ATGGATTGGTACAATTTTCGTAAAGAGTACCCAATGCTGCATCCTGCTCAGCTGCATTTCATTCTCAGCAACTACCTGTTACCAGTTTCCCATGTGCCTAGCCACTGGACTCCCACACAAGAAGATGCGTTGCACGCTGTGAAAACAG GGTCATTGAAGGAATCTTTTGATCATCATCCCTCATTCGAACTGCCCACCTCTGGTTACACTATTGATCTGACCAAAACTTCCGATGACATGGAGCATCTACAGCCCTATTTAGAGGGCTTGAGAAAGCAGCTAAAGTCACCTAAAAGTTA TGTTGACATTGTGCCTATTACCGAGAGTATGTCAATTACATCGTACGTAAACGACGATTCATCAGAGAGTATGCCAACACCTTCACACAATAAGCCACACAAAGTACGGAAACTATTGATAAATGCCTCACCTGTTAGAGCGAGACGAAATATTGGAAGCAACACAGAATCTCAAGAAGATTTACTAGAAGACACAAGAAACAAAAGAAACTCTGATAATATTGAGCAGAAGCATAATAGCATTAGCACACAGCTAATAGGTAATTACGGGACAAACAGCTCAAAAAGGTATTCGAGGAAATCTGGCGGAGAAAAGATAGTAGATCGAGTTCATTCAATCGTTGCTCCAAGATCTTTCAAGACTCCTGAAAGATTTCTATTAGAGCCGGATGGTGAACTAAATTCTTCCTCATGGCTAAAAGCTAACTTCCCTCTGAATGCCGAGACTGTTACAATTCCTCGAGGAGAAAGAGGCTTTGGATTCATAATGGTGGAAGAAAAG GAAAAAGACTCTGAAAACTCTGAAAACTCAGCAAACTCAGCTATTTTTATTCAAGAGGTGTTACCAGGAAGCATAGCAGAAAAATGCTCTTTCCTCAGTAGCGGGGATAGAATACTGGCAATTGATGGACAACTGTTGGATGGAGCCGACTACATTAT AGCTGACAAGTACTTGAAAGAGGCTGAAGACGATGTTACTTTAGTCGTTCTACGCAAAGAAAGAACACATGCCAAAATTTAA
- the LOC135350913 gene encoding uncharacterized protein LOC135350913 isoform X1: MDIIAVSTATATQNEASFCQKDYNSKSNTQNNNDHWDQADCTPEHSFLLRTKSCPTRPTTGGQQNLFFARHYSIFSAKGLEEEPGLSMQLTEYNRKHNSLMRLDLNKEDQVYSGLLQFQYFDGNEMRKENVHVKSSDSIANLIPILKSTFIASFTDQSKDYEMSDGENHSYVALVQGEMERELDMMDKPLEIALDCSSKGLASPKFLFKSPLSEQTDTPLMARQTNRFTSYVGSLALPSGSENEESPTNSKHLKTFNRDFDQTSMTSFGSAFSLSSKSSKTKSTSSLVVKSKKKKLAHTLSNQETAKSNKADFLTLESSPAHHQSQTLIDSPVSTRKNGNRKSIMTNFISRSLRIRKKHKRSKDTTNDSPDGNENNLSQNTTDEMLPVSSLISPLPADRRFTLSTVMHIYYMKPKQVQLYKSVLVSEKATTEHVITQALERYNMKYFNPDDFGLYEVIGKWQEIAGTLPSNSSLHVSSSNSGTSLTLPNKHGTSPLVNRRTAVEEFVVCYSRELNHEDCPYNSQFFLDTREGYTRRFELRQKPSKEVDGNRKESTVSASAVEAVNEKLVPESGQRSLSIAHINCNSEESPVIFGQTTHRKRARRNRIKDSSASLNELSEELKIHDDEERKNTISSSTPADQRHKKSSLFTCSSPENKVGNGTHCCNDVYTPVPQSPQSEMAPLDTPILLNLRIHEPRKEKLVHVLSAESTHIVGKSSCKTSQETPKNDSEIVVCQPEIRDSTPLCSICRHHPISNSTCFEVIAVNDLVPVMVNGETIQQKVSLVHGDLISIGATHMFLFQNFSCQIPNYRWEPQCVEKSSVNVDVMRPSSQLSISSVSSNDEPNGKLTIRSGALGLNSRSTSEFSLTVEDVDSQTLTEINLGSMSISDSPSMTHSSKKPIAQCNQSAHTRLMMRQMNENTDRETITMTLPTNSEGIDNKTEDTQVFLSESKKQPLKKSSSLPFHTMPRKLMFSYSLNEEDALLTSLVSQFSSPEAGAQLGPSFALSMCIEYGMMCYGQKAMTAFIKKATSLIQSKAWELCKNLSEWQIDTEKAKKPVTVLKELFAKLEAVLLLLANTLELYYFITTNCRSLNFSEPVSPPQWKSCDQEQVQGNHSVLLDLYNVLVYTFQQAFYSVSKVLYHALPVILGGCTEDKLRGKPEPPIVIDQAVDFLQALFDLLTKVHIHLEVVSQFFANVFFFTNAVMFNALIEQGGDLSLYQCNSGLAMRANLDLLEGWACQVGFRDSVLHYLAKFSGAMDLLSSSHTQLLEMDWYNFRKEYPMLHPAQLHFILSNYLLPVSHVPSHWTPTQEDALHAVKTGSLKESFDHHPSFELPTSGYTIDLTKTSDDMEHLQPYLEGLRKQLKSPKSYVDIVPITESMSITSYVNDDSSESMPTPSHNKPHKVRKLLINASPVRARRNIGSNTESQEDLLEDTRNKRNSDNIEQKHNSISTQLIGNYGTNSSKRYSRKSGGEKIVDRVHSIVAPRSFKTPERFLLEPDGELNSSSWLKANFPLNAETVTIPRGERGFGFIMVEEKEKDSENSENSANSAIFIQEVLPGSIAEKCSFLSSGDRILAIDGQLLDGADYIIADKYLKEAEDDVTLVVLRKERTHAKI; this comes from the exons ATGGATATCATTGCTGTTTCAACAGCAACAGCAACGCAAAATGAGGCTTCTTTTTGTCAGAAGGATTATAACTCTAAGTCTAACACTCAAAACAACAATGACCATTGGGACCAAGCTGACTGTACACCAGAACACTCATTTTTGCTCAGGACTAAGAGCTGTCCAACTAGACCAACCACTGGTGGCCAACAAAACCTGTTTTTTGCCCGCCATTACAGTATCTTCTCGGCCAAAGGACTTGAGGAGGAGCCCGGCTTATCCATGCAGCTCACGGAGTACAACCGCAAGCACAACTCCTTGATGCGCCTGGATTTGAACAAAGAG GATCAAGTCTACTCTGGATTGCTGCAATTTCAATATTTTGATGGGAATGAAATGAGAAAAGAAAATGTCCATGTTAAGAGCTCTGATAGTATTGCGAATTTAATTCCAATTCTAAAATCTACATTTATTGCAAGTTTCACAGACCAGTCTAAAGATTACGAAATGAGCGATGGTGAAAACCACAGCTATGTGGCACTTGTACAGGGAGAAA TGGAGAGGGAGCTGGATATGATGGACAAGCCACTCGAGATAGCGTTGGACTGTTCTTCCAAAGGTCTAGCCTCTCCCAAATTCCTTTTCAAGTCTCCCCTATCCGAACAAACAGATACGCCACTAATGGCTCGTCAAACAAATCGCTTCACTTCTTATGTCGGATCACTAGCACTACCTTCAGGCTCAGAGAATGAAGAGTCACCAACAAACAGTAAACACTTGAAAACTTTCAACAGAGATTTTGATCAAACAAGCATGACCAGCTTTGGCAGTGCTTTCAGCTTATCTTCAAAGAGCAGCAAGACAAAATCAACATCTTCTCTAGTCGTCAAGtcaaagaagaagaagctaGCTCACACGTTGTCAAATCAAGAGACTGCGAAATCCAATAAAGCAGACTTCCTCACACTCGAGTCATCTCCTGCCCATCATCAATCACAAACACTGATCGATTCTCCTGTCTCAACCAGAAAAAATGGTAATCGAAAATCAATCATGACCAACTTCATTTCAAGGTCATTGAGGATTAGAAAAAAGCACAAACGTTCAAAAGACACTACAAATGACTCACCAGATGGAAATGAAAATAATCTATCTCAAAATACAACAGACGAAATGCTTCCAGTAAGCAGTCTGATATCCCCATTGCCAGCAGACAGAAGGTTTACCTTGAGTACTGTGATGCATATTTACTACATGAAGCCGAAGCAGGTACAGCTGTACAAAAGCGTACTTGTATCAGAGAAAGCGACAACAGAGCACGTGATCACTCAGGCCCTCGAGCGGTACAACATGAAGTACTTCAATCCTGATGATTTTGGCTTGTACGAAGTGATTGGAAAATGGCAGGAGATTGCGGGAACCCTGCCATCCAATTCAAGTCTCCATGTATCCAGTTCAAATAGTGGTACCTCTTTAACACTCCCTAATAAGCATGGCACAAGCCCTCTTGTCAATCGTCGCACAGCAGTTGAAGAGTTTGTTGTTTGCTATTCAAGAGAATTGAATCACGAAGATTGTCCATACAACAGTCAGTTTTTTCTTGACACAAGGGAAGGCTATACAAGGAGGTTTGAACTACGCCAGAAACCTTCTAAAGAAGTTGATGGAAACAGAAAGGAAAGTACTGTTTCTGCATCAGCTGTAGAAGCAGTAAACGAAAAATTAGTGCCAGAATCTGGCCAAAGAAGTTTATCGATTGCACACATAAATTGTAATTCCGAAGAGTCTCCAGTGATTTTTGGTCAAACTACTCACCGAAAAAGAGCAAGAAGGAATAGAATCAAAGACTCATCAGCTTCCCTAAACGAGCTATCAGAAGAATTGAAAATACATGACGATGAAGAGCGAAAGAACACAATTTCATCATCCACACCAGCAGATCAACGCCACAAAAAATCATCTCTTTTTACATGCTCTTCACCCGAAAATAAGGTTGGCAATGGTACTCATTGTTGTAATGATGTATACACACCTGTACCACAGAGTCCACAGAGTGAAATGGCCCCCCTTGACACACCAATCCTCCTGAATCTTCGCATACACGAACCAAGAAAGGAAAAATTAGTTCACGTACTTTCAGCAGAATCGACTCATATAGTTGGCAAATCAAGCTGCAAAACATCACAAGAAACACCAAAAAATGATTCAGAAATTGTCGTCTGTCAACCGGAAATCAGAGATTCAACCCCACTTTGTTCAATCTGCCGCCACCACCCCATTTCAAATTCAACTTGCTTCGAGGTAATAGCTGTGAATGACCTCGTACCAGTAATGGTAAATGGTGAAACCATTCAACAAAAGGTATCTCTTGTTCACGGAGATTTAATCTCAATTGGAGCAACACACATGTTCCTGTTTCAAAATTTCTCCTGCCAGATCCCTAACTATAGATGGGAACCTCAATGTGTAGAGAAATCTTCTGTTAATGTAGATGTGATGCGACCTTCTTCACAACTCAGCATATCTAGCGTCAGCAGTAACGATGAACCGAATGGCAAGCTTACGATTAGGTCTGGGGCACTTGGTTTGAACTCCCGATCGACATCTGAGTTTAGCCTAACTGTTGAGGATGTGGATTCTCAGACGCTGACAGAGATTAATTTAGGGAGTATGAGCATTAGTGATAGCCCTAGCATGACACACTCGAGCAAAAAGCCAATAGCACAGTGCAACCAAAGTGCCCATACTCGACTCATGATGAGGCAAATGAACGAGAATACTGATAGAGAAACAATAACCATGACTCTACCTACAAACTCCGAAGGAATCGACAACAAGACTGAAGATACGCAAGTGTTTTTATCTGAATCAAAGAAACAACCACTAAAAAAATCTTCTTCTCTACCATTTCACACAATGCCACGTAAACTGATGTTCTCTTATTCCTTGAATGAAGAGGATGCACTTCTCACATCACTAGTCAGTCAGTTCAGCTCACCTGAGGCTGGAGCTCAGCTTGGTCCATCCTTTGCACTTTCGATGTGTATTGAGTATGGAATGATGTGTTATGGCCAAAAAGCTATGACTGCGTTCATCAAGAAAGCAACTTCCCTTATTCAAAGCAAAGCATGG GAATTGTGTAAGAACTTATCAGAATGGCAAATTGACACCGAAAA AGCCAAAAAACCAGTGACAGTATTAAAGGAGCTATTTGCCAAGCTCGAAGCAGTTCTGCTCTTACTAGCAAACACCCTTGAGCTCTACTACTTCATCACCACCAACTGCCGGTCTCTCAACTTCTCCGAGCCTGTTTCACCACCGCAGTGGAAGAGTTGCGATCAGGAGCAAGTGCAGGGAAATCATAGCGTGCTTCTCGATCTTTACAACGTGCTGGTATACACATTCCAACAGGCATTCTACTCTGTCAGCAAA GTTCTCTATCATGCtctccctgtgattctgggtGGATGCACCGAGGACAAGCTAAGAGGCAAACCTGAACCACCAATAGTGATTGATCAAGCTGTGGATTTCCTACAGGCCCTATTTGATCTGCTCACCAAAGTGCACATCCATCTAGAG GTTGTCTCCCAGTTCTTTGCCAACGTCTTCTTCTTCACAAATGCTGTGATGTTCAATGCATTGATTGAACAAGGAGGAGACTTGTCTCTCTATCAATGTAATTCTGGACTGGCAATGAG GGCCAATCTTGATCTGTTGGAGGGGTGGGCTTGCCAAGTCGGATTCAGAGATAGTGTGCTGCACTACTTGGCTAAATTCTCTGGAGCGATGGACCTTCTTTCttcatcacacacacaactgttAGAG ATGGATTGGTACAATTTTCGTAAAGAGTACCCAATGCTGCATCCTGCTCAGCTGCATTTCATTCTCAGCAACTACCTGTTACCAGTTTCCCATGTGCCTAGCCACTGGACTCCCACACAAGAAGATGCGTTGCACGCTGTGAAAACAG GGTCATTGAAGGAATCTTTTGATCATCATCCCTCATTCGAACTGCCCACCTCTGGTTACACTATTGATCTGACCAAAACTTCCGATGACATGGAGCATCTACAGCCCTATTTAGAGGGCTTGAGAAAGCAGCTAAAGTCACCTAAAAGTTA TGTTGACATTGTGCCTATTACCGAGAGTATGTCAATTACATCGTACGTAAACGACGATTCATCAGAGAGTATGCCAACACCTTCACACAATAAGCCACACAAAGTACGGAAACTATTGATAAATGCCTCACCTGTTAGAGCGAGACGAAATATTGGAAGCAACACAGAATCTCAAGAAGATTTACTAGAAGACACAAGAAACAAAAGAAACTCTGATAATATTGAGCAGAAGCATAATAGCATTAGCACACAGCTAATAGGTAATTACGGGACAAACAGCTCAAAAAGGTATTCGAGGAAATCTGGCGGAGAAAAGATAGTAGATCGAGTTCATTCAATCGTTGCTCCAAGATCTTTCAAGACTCCTGAAAGATTTCTATTAGAGCCGGATGGTGAACTAAATTCTTCCTCATGGCTAAAAGCTAACTTCCCTCTGAATGCCGAGACTGTTACAATTCCTCGAGGAGAAAGAGGCTTTGGATTCATAATGGTGGAAGAAAAG GAAAAAGACTCTGAAAACTCTGAAAACTCAGCAAACTCAGCTATTTTTATTCAAGAGGTGTTACCAGGAAGCATAGCAGAAAAATGCTCTTTCCTCAGTAGCGGGGATAGAATACTGGCAATTGATGGACAACTGTTGGATGGAGCCGACTACATTAT AGCTGACAAGTACTTGAAAGAGGCTGAAGACGATGTTACTTTAGTCGTTCTACGCAAAGAAAGAACACATGCCAAAATTTAA